Proteins encoded together in one Chroicocephalus ridibundus chromosome 13, bChrRid1.1, whole genome shotgun sequence window:
- the LOC134523009 gene encoding DNA polymerase epsilon catalytic subunit A-like translates to MPLRAGGSCVAGKRFPFSPLPSRAPAAARPWRRRLSLAAAPAEACAGVRAAGLHSHSALSGGSLSTDEEGASRKAANQMDNIVDMREYDVPYHVRLSIDLKIHVRSPKPPGLLLGNGPQRSELLDAQPQLEPFFGAAFTRRRSGPSGRTEGAPGAGPAARRCPPSSLRRLTGTTCGTGAAPTPLKSPAETTWWSGRDFGVDETDPVVLTFDIETTKLPLKFPDAETDQIMMISYMVDGQGYLITNREIVSEDIEDFEFTPKPEYEGPFCVFNEPDEAHLIQRWFEHVQETKPTIIVTYNGDFFDWPFVEARAAAHGIDMYQEIGFQKDSQGEYKASQCIHMDCLRWVKRDSYLPVGSHNLKAAAKAKLGYDPVELDPEEMCRMATEEPQVLPPRTVSPRSNCKPSPEQLRYDRTFSLKRYKMVLLNAVGLETLTRSASPNCRCLRST, encoded by the exons atgCCTCTGCGAGCAGGGGGCAGCTGCGTGGCGGGGAAGcgtttccccttctcccctctcccgtCACGGGCTCCTGCTGCTGCGCGTCCCTGGCGCCGGCGGCTGTCCCTCGCGGCTGCGCCGGCGGAGGCGTGCGCTGGGGTAAGGGCTGCTGGGCTCCACTCCCACAGCGCCCTGAGCGGAGGCAGCCTGAGCACGGATGAGGAAGGGGCCTCCAGAAAGGCTGCCAACCAGATGGACAACATCGTGGATATGCGGGAGTACGACGTACCCTACCACGTTCGCCTCTCCATTGACCTGAAGATCCACGTG CGTAGTCCCAAACCGCCGGGCCTTCTCCTGGGTAACGGCCCGCAGCGTAGCGAACTGCTGGACGCGCAGCCACAGCTCGAGCCCTTCTTCGGGGCCGCGTTTACCCGGCGCCGCTCTGGCCCCAGCGGCCGAACAGAAGGGGCGCCAGGAGCCGGCCCCGCAGCGAGGCGCTGCCCGCCCTCCTCTCTCCGCAGGCTCACTGGTACAACGTGCGGTACCggggcagcacccaccccccTGAAATCACCCGCCGAGACGACCTGGTGGAGCGGCCG CGATTTTGGGGTTGATGAAACG GATCCCGTCGTTCTCACCTTTGACATTGAAACGACCAAACTCCCTTTGAAGTTCCCTGACGCGGAGACAGACCAGATCATGATGATCTCCTACATGGTCGACGGGCAG GGCTACCTGATCACAAACAGGGAGATCGTCTCTGAGGACATCGAAGACTTTGAGTTTACTCCCAAGCCCGAGTACGAGGGTCCGTTTTGTGTCTTTAATGAACCAGATGAA GCTCATTTGATCCAGAGGTGGTTTGAACATGTCCAGGAGACCAAACCCACCATCATCGTCACGTACAACGGAGACTTCTTTGACTG GCCCTTTGTGGaagcaagagcagcagctcaCGGCATCGATATGTATCAGGAAATTGGGTTTCAGAAGGACAGCCAGGGAGAGTACAAAGCATCCCAGTGCATCCACATGGACTGCCTAAG GTGGGTGAAGAGAGACAGCTACCTCCCAGTGGGAAGTCACAACCTGAAAGCGGCAGCTAAAGCAAAACTGGGTTACGATCCAGTGGAGCTGGACCCTGAAGAGATGTGCCGGATGGCTACGGAGGAGCCTCAGGTATTGCCTCCCCGCACGGTGTCTCCTCGGAGCAATTGCAAACCAAGCCCAGAGCAGCTGCGCTACGACCGAACATTTAGCTTGAAGCGTTACAAAATGGTTTTGCTTAACGCGGTGGGTTTGGAGACGCTAACTCGATCTGCCTCCCCAAATTGCCGGTGCCTTAGAAGCACGTGA